One genomic segment of Lampris incognitus isolate fLamInc1 chromosome 2, fLamInc1.hap2, whole genome shotgun sequence includes these proteins:
- the LOC130129994 gene encoding tumor necrosis factor receptor superfamily member 14-like produces the protein MRAGSVAGHWSAFAVIAAACRPEEYETNDGLCCPMCKEGSVVRGHCTEESGTRCTPCGVGTFMNTANGLSMRHTCKTCDAGQGLFTQHECNSTSNTVCGVLDGYYCTHDTSQSECTIAVKHTRCSPGQRTKTPGTKKTDTVCEDCEPGHFSQHGMNCTAWTKCPDGQEGSQTQDAVCRNYTYLILLVLPLLLICIISHILYMLKKRTSKS, from the exons ATGCGTGCTGGGTCAGTTGCAGGACACTGGTCTGCGTTTGCTGTAATCGCAGCAGCCTGTAGACCTGAAGAATACGAGACAAACGACGGGCTGTGCTGCCCCATGTGTAAAGAAG GCTCTGTTGTCAGAGGACACTGCACTGAGGAGTCAGGCACAAGGTGTACGCCTTGTGGAGTGGGTACCTTCATGAACACAGCAAATGGTCTGTCAATGCGCCACACCTGTAAAACCTGTGATGCAG GTCAGGGTCTGTTTACCCAACATGAGTGTAATTCAACGAGCAACACGGTCTGTGGTGTTTTAGACGGATACTACTGCACACATGACACGTCTCAATCAGAGTGTACCATTGCAGTGAAGCATACTCGCTGTTCACCTggccagaggaccaaaacacctg GAACCAAGAAAACTGACACAGTTTGTGAAGACTGTGAGCCGGGCCATTTTTCACAGCATGGTATGAACTGCACTGCTTGGACAAA ATGTCCTGATGGACAAGAGGGAAGTCAAACACAAGATGCTGTTTGCAGAAACTATACATACCTAATATTGTTAGTTTTGCCTTTGCTTTTAATATGTATCATTTCTCACATATTGTATATGCTCAAAAAGAGAACATCTAAAAGCTAG